A region of Pseudomonas marginalis DNA encodes the following proteins:
- a CDS encoding amino acid ABC transporter ATP-binding protein — translation MPSTEPLVSLRDVHLSFGANPVLKGIDLDVLRGQAVSIIGPSGSGKSTILRCITGLLQPQRGSIRVDQTQVDSLVQEAQRIELRKRVGFVFQQYNLFPHLSVLENLVIAPRKVLGRSRADAEKDARALLAKVRMEHKADAYPGQLSGGQQQRVAIARALAMRPELILFDEVTSALDPETVGEVLTVIRELTEEGMTCVLVTHEMRFAEEISDVVYFTENGVIVEHGSATQIFQNPGNERTRTFLRHALGDSGRRGPINHDPYLLTHLSRYSLSV, via the coding sequence ATGCCTTCTACTGAACCCCTGGTGAGCCTGCGGGATGTGCACTTGTCGTTCGGCGCCAACCCGGTGCTCAAGGGCATCGACCTCGACGTGCTGCGCGGCCAGGCCGTGTCGATCATCGGCCCGTCCGGCTCGGGCAAATCCACGATCCTGCGCTGCATCACCGGGCTGTTGCAGCCCCAGCGCGGCAGCATTCGCGTGGACCAGACCCAGGTCGACAGCCTGGTCCAGGAAGCCCAGCGCATCGAACTGCGCAAGCGCGTCGGCTTTGTGTTCCAGCAATACAACCTGTTCCCGCACTTGTCGGTGCTGGAAAACCTGGTGATCGCCCCGCGCAAGGTGCTCGGTCGCAGCCGTGCCGATGCGGAAAAAGACGCGCGGGCGCTGCTGGCCAAGGTGCGCATGGAGCACAAGGCCGATGCGTACCCCGGCCAGTTGTCCGGCGGCCAGCAGCAGCGCGTGGCGATTGCCCGCGCCCTGGCGATGCGCCCGGAGCTGATCCTGTTTGACGAAGTGACCTCGGCGCTCGACCCGGAAACCGTCGGCGAAGTGCTGACGGTGATTCGCGAATTGACCGAAGAGGGCATGACCTGCGTGCTGGTCACCCATGAAATGCGCTTCGCCGAAGAGATCAGCGACGTCGTGTACTTCACCGAAAACGGCGTGATTGTCGAGCATGGCAGCGCCACGCAGATCTTCCAGAACCCTGGCAACGAACGCACCCGGACGTTCCTGCGCCATGCCTTGGGCGATTCGGGGCGCCGTGGCCCCATCAACCATGACCCGTACCTGTTGACCCATTTGAGCCGTTACAGCCTGTCAGTCTGA
- a CDS encoding cysteine dioxygenase, which translates to MSNANRAAVIEAFLQQIRVINQRGVDRAALVDIVGLLEQLAERRDLFNFEEFPAPVPGQGSTAFRYRLNDDGDTPTLYLNSLLPGKSTLPHNHETWAIISAVEGQEINYVYARNDEGHEPGFTTLSLEKEVIVQPGTSISFLGEDLHGIKVEGEQATLHFHLYGLPLESLNGRYGVDADGRILNYNASQMAPSIKAYA; encoded by the coding sequence ATGAGCAACGCAAACCGTGCCGCCGTGATCGAGGCGTTTTTGCAGCAGATCCGCGTCATCAACCAGCGCGGCGTAGACCGCGCAGCCCTGGTGGACATCGTCGGCCTGCTGGAACAATTGGCCGAGCGCCGCGACCTGTTCAACTTCGAAGAATTCCCCGCGCCTGTGCCAGGGCAGGGCAGCACCGCATTCCGCTATCGCCTCAACGACGACGGCGATACGCCGACCCTGTACCTCAACTCGCTGTTGCCGGGCAAAAGCACGCTCCCGCACAACCATGAGACCTGGGCGATCATCAGCGCGGTGGAAGGCCAGGAGATCAACTACGTCTATGCACGCAATGACGAAGGCCACGAGCCGGGCTTCACCACCCTGAGCCTGGAGAAGGAAGTGATCGTGCAGCCGGGCACGTCGATCTCGTTCCTCGGTGAAGACCTGCATGGCATCAAGGTTGAAGGTGAGCAGGCCACGTTGCATTTCCACCTGTATGGCTTGCCGCTGGAATCCCTGAACGGCCGCTACGGTGTGGACGCGGACGGCCGCATCCTCAACTACAACGCCTCGCAGATGGCGCCGTCGATCAAGGCCTATGCCTGA
- the metC gene encoding cystathionine beta-lyase, with amino-acid sequence MSQTITPRQLQQWLFDGQEIAVFDVREHGQYGEAHLFHGVNLPYSRLELEVRRLAPNPQVRLVIYDQDGGEVAALVAARLQALGYRRAHVLEGGAEGWQAAGLQLFAGVHVPSKAFGELVEEASHTPHVTARQLADWQASGEPLVVLDGRPFEEYRKMTIPGSICCPNGELGYRVQDLVPDERTPIVINCAGRTRSIIGAQTLINLGLKNPVYALENGTQGWYLEDFQLEHGSTRRYADQVKGDLASQRLAARQLAGRAGVVEVSADQVRLWAEDAQRSLFLCDVRTAEEFALGSLPGAQHTPGGQLIQATDLYIGVRQARIVLVDSDGVRAPIVASWLRQLGHQAYVLSGGIDSSLALPVLPTVAYEPLPLISAQALALELSDVNLIDLRPSMAYRRGHIAGSRWSIRARLKTDHRPLVLVADDPVLAAFAAEGLSARLLDGGFAAWASAGLPVNQDPQTPPDAECIDFLFFTHDRHNGNKDAARQYLAWEIGLLAQMSEAEIASLQPLAPVSRVRTRLIHAARTEKGHGGRAVNVPITRLSTVLFDNLAQMRDARARRDSERVLTYGARGNPTSHALEDLVTELEGGFRTRLYGTGLAAAAQVFLAYLRPGDHVLITDAVYSPVRKLAREFLQPFGIEVSYFAPDGKGLEAQLQANTRLVYAEVPGSLLYELCDLPAIAALCKPRDILLAVDNTWGSGYLYRPLALGADISIMALTKYLGGHSDVMMGSVCTTPAAWPALGRMSDTFGNAVSADDAYLILRGARTLASRLDVHERQAVDIALWLQAQPQVKRVFHPALPGHPGHGLWRRDFTGSNGLLSFELMNADAAYVERFIDGLQLFGLGASWGGYESLVTVADTGDRDSAADRGLNPVVRLHIGLEDVAALIEDLQRGFVRAVL; translated from the coding sequence ATGAGCCAGACCATCACCCCACGTCAACTGCAGCAATGGCTGTTCGATGGGCAGGAAATCGCCGTGTTCGACGTGCGCGAACACGGGCAATACGGCGAAGCCCACCTGTTCCATGGGGTGAACCTGCCCTATAGCCGCCTGGAGCTGGAGGTACGCCGCCTGGCGCCCAACCCGCAGGTGAGGCTGGTGATCTATGACCAGGATGGCGGCGAGGTGGCGGCGCTGGTTGCCGCGCGTTTGCAGGCGCTGGGCTACCGCCGCGCGCATGTGCTGGAGGGCGGTGCCGAGGGTTGGCAGGCGGCGGGGTTGCAGCTGTTTGCCGGTGTGCATGTGCCGTCCAAGGCCTTTGGCGAATTGGTCGAAGAGGCCAGCCATACGCCTCACGTCACCGCCCGGCAACTGGCCGATTGGCAAGCCAGTGGCGAGCCGCTGGTGGTGCTGGACGGGCGACCGTTCGAGGAGTACCGCAAGATGACCATCCCCGGTTCCATCTGCTGCCCCAACGGTGAGCTGGGCTACCGCGTACAGGATCTGGTGCCGGATGAACGCACGCCCATCGTTATCAACTGTGCAGGACGCACCCGCAGCATTATCGGCGCCCAGACGCTGATCAACCTGGGCCTTAAAAACCCTGTCTATGCCTTGGAAAACGGTACCCAGGGCTGGTACCTGGAAGATTTCCAGCTGGAACATGGCAGTACTCGGCGCTATGCCGATCAGGTCAAAGGCGACCTCGCCTCGCAGCGTCTGGCGGCACGGCAGTTGGCGGGGCGGGCAGGGGTGGTCGAGGTGTCAGCGGATCAAGTCCGGCTGTGGGCCGAGGACGCGCAACGCAGCCTGTTCCTGTGTGATGTGCGCACTGCTGAGGAATTTGCCCTCGGCTCGTTGCCAGGCGCGCAACATACGCCGGGCGGGCAGTTGATCCAGGCCACCGACCTGTATATCGGCGTGCGCCAGGCGCGCATCGTGCTGGTGGACAGCGATGGCGTGCGTGCGCCGATTGTCGCCAGTTGGCTGCGTCAACTCGGGCACCAAGCCTATGTGCTCAGCGGTGGTATCGACAGCAGTCTGGCGCTGCCGGTGTTGCCGACGGTGGCGTATGAGCCGTTGCCGCTGATCAGCGCCCAGGCCCTGGCGCTGGAATTGAGCGATGTGAACCTGATCGACCTGCGCCCGAGCATGGCCTACCGCAGGGGCCATATTGCCGGGTCCCGCTGGTCGATTCGTGCGCGGCTCAAGACCGACCATCGTCCCTTGGTGCTGGTGGCGGATGACCCGGTATTGGCGGCCTTTGCTGCCGAAGGCCTGTCGGCCCGGTTGCTCGACGGTGGCTTCGCTGCCTGGGCCTCGGCCGGCCTGCCGGTCAACCAGGATCCGCAGACACCGCCCGACGCCGAGTGCATCGACTTCCTGTTTTTCACCCACGACCGTCACAACGGCAACAAGGACGCCGCGCGCCAGTACCTGGCCTGGGAAATCGGCCTGCTCGCGCAAATGAGCGAAGCGGAAATCGCCAGCCTTCAGCCGTTGGCACCTGTGTCGCGGGTGCGCACGCGCTTGATCCATGCCGCGCGTACCGAAAAAGGTCATGGCGGCCGCGCAGTCAATGTGCCGATTACGCGCCTGAGCACCGTGCTGTTCGACAACCTGGCGCAGATGCGCGACGCCCGTGCCCGCCGCGACAGCGAGCGGGTGCTGACCTACGGCGCGCGTGGCAACCCGACCTCCCATGCGCTGGAAGACCTGGTCACCGAGCTGGAGGGCGGCTTTCGCACGCGGCTCTACGGCACGGGCCTGGCGGCGGCGGCCCAGGTGTTCCTGGCCTACCTGCGCCCCGGCGATCATGTGCTGATCACCGACGCGGTGTATTCCCCGGTGCGCAAGCTGGCACGTGAATTCCTCCAGCCGTTCGGCATCGAGGTCAGCTACTTCGCACCCGATGGCAAGGGGCTGGAAGCGCAACTGCAAGCCAACACCCGGCTGGTCTACGCCGAAGTGCCGGGCTCACTGTTGTATGAGCTGTGCGATCTGCCGGCGATTGCCGCGTTGTGCAAGCCACGCGACATCCTGCTCGCCGTCGACAACACCTGGGGCTCGGGCTACCTGTACCGGCCACTGGCGTTGGGCGCGGATATTTCGATCATGGCCCTGACCAAATACCTCGGCGGCCACAGCGACGTGATGATGGGCAGCGTGTGCACCACACCAGCCGCCTGGCCTGCGCTGGGCAGGATGAGCGACACCTTCGGCAACGCGGTGAGTGCCGACGACGCCTACCTGATCCTGCGCGGCGCACGCACCCTGGCCTCGCGCCTGGATGTGCACGAACGCCAGGCCGTGGACATCGCCCTGTGGTTGCAGGCGCAACCGCAGGTCAAGCGCGTGTTCCATCCGGCCTTGCCCGGGCATCCTGGGCATGGGTTGTGGCGCCGGGACTTCACCGGCAGCAATGGGTTGTTGTCGTTTGAACTGATGAATGCAGACGCCGCTTACGTCGAGCGGTTTATCGACGGCTTGCAGCTGTTCGGCCTGGGCGCTTCGTGGGGCGGCTATGAAAGCCTGGTCACCGTGGCCGACACCGGCGACCGCGACAGTGCGGCCGACCGTGGGCTGAACCCGGTGGTGCGCCTGCATATCGGTCTGGAAGATGTGGCGGCGTTGATTGAGGATCTGCAACGCGGCTTTGTACGTGCCGTTCTGTGA
- the ggt gene encoding gamma-glutamyltransferase — protein sequence MKYQPFSRTLIATALVLTVSGVQAASQAPVAGENGMVVTAQHLATHVGVDVLKAGGNAVDAAVAVGYALAVVYPAAGNLGGGGFMTVQLADGRKTFLDFREKAPLAATADMYLDKAGNVVEGLSAKGHLAVGVPGTVSGMELALSKYGTLKRAQVIAPAIKLAENGFALEQGDIDLLHTATGEFEKDKDMRGIFLHNGQPLQVGQKLVQKDLAKTLKEISAKGSDGFYKGWVAKALVDSSQAGKGIITQADLDKYKTRELAPIECDYRGYHVVSAPPPSSGGVVICQIMNILEGYPMADLGYHSAQGLHYQIEAMRHAYVDRNSYLGDPDFVKNPIEHLLDKNYAAKLRDAIEPQKAGDSQAIKPGVSPHEGNNTTHYSIVDKWGNAVSVTYTLNDWFGAGVMASKTGVILNDEMDDFTVKVGVPNMYGLVQGEANAIAPGKAPLSSMSPTIVTKDGKAVMVVGTPGGSRIITATLLTILNVIDYKMNIQEAVDAPRFHQQWMPETTNLETFAISPDTQKILESWGHKFAGPQDANHLAAILVGAPSLEGKPVGNNRFYGANDPRRNTGLSLGY from the coding sequence ATGAAATACCAACCCTTCAGCCGCACACTGATTGCCACCGCCCTGGTGTTGACGGTCAGCGGCGTGCAAGCCGCGTCCCAGGCCCCGGTGGCCGGTGAAAATGGCATGGTGGTGACCGCCCAGCATTTGGCCACGCATGTCGGCGTGGATGTACTCAAGGCCGGCGGTAACGCGGTGGATGCCGCCGTGGCGGTCGGCTATGCGCTGGCGGTGGTGTACCCGGCGGCGGGTAACCTGGGCGGCGGCGGGTTCATGACCGTGCAACTGGCGGATGGGCGCAAGACCTTCCTCGACTTCCGCGAAAAGGCCCCGTTGGCGGCCACCGCCGATATGTACCTGGACAAGGCCGGCAATGTCGTTGAAGGCCTGAGTGCCAAGGGTCACCTGGCCGTCGGCGTGCCCGGCACCGTCTCCGGCATGGAGCTGGCCCTGAGCAAGTACGGCACCCTCAAGCGCGCCCAGGTGATTGCCCCGGCGATCAAGCTGGCGGAAAACGGTTTTGCCCTGGAGCAGGGTGATATCGATCTGCTGCACACCGCCACCGGCGAGTTCGAAAAAGACAAGGATATGCGCGGGATTTTCCTGCACAACGGCCAGCCGCTGCAGGTCGGCCAGAAGCTGGTGCAGAAAGACCTGGCGAAAACCCTGAAGGAAATCTCCGCCAAGGGCAGCGACGGTTTCTATAAAGGGTGGGTCGCCAAGGCCCTGGTGGATTCCAGCCAGGCCGGCAAGGGCATCATCACCCAGGCCGACTTGGACAAGTACAAGACCCGCGAACTGGCGCCCATCGAGTGTGACTACCGTGGCTACCACGTGGTCTCGGCACCGCCGCCAAGCTCGGGCGGTGTGGTGATCTGCCAGATCATGAACATCCTCGAAGGCTACCCGATGGCCGACCTGGGCTATCACTCGGCCCAGGGTCTGCACTACCAGATCGAAGCCATGCGCCACGCCTACGTGGACCGTAACAGCTACCTGGGCGATCCGGATTTCGTGAAGAACCCGATCGAGCATCTGCTGGACAAGAACTACGCGGCCAAGCTGCGTGACGCCATTGAGCCGCAGAAGGCCGGGGATTCCCAGGCGATCAAACCCGGTGTGTCGCCCCATGAAGGCAACAACACCACCCACTATTCCATCGTCGACAAGTGGGGCAACGCGGTCTCGGTGACCTACACCCTCAACGACTGGTTCGGTGCGGGCGTGATGGCGAGCAAGACCGGGGTGATCCTCAACGATGAAATGGACGACTTCACCGTCAAGGTCGGGGTGCCGAACATGTACGGCCTGGTCCAGGGTGAAGCCAACGCCATCGCACCGGGCAAGGCGCCGCTGTCGTCGATGAGCCCGACCATCGTGACCAAGGACGGCAAGGCCGTGATGGTGGTGGGTACACCGGGCGGCAGCCGCATCATTACCGCGACCCTGCTGACCATCCTGAATGTCATCGACTATAAGATGAACATCCAGGAAGCCGTGGACGCGCCGCGTTTCCACCAGCAATGGATGCCGGAAACCACCAACCTGGAGACCTTCGCGATCAGCCCGGACACCCAGAAGATTCTGGAAAGCTGGGGCCACAAGTTTGCCGGGCCGCAGGATGCCAACCACTTGGCGGCAATCCTGGTGGGGGCACCGTCCCTGGAGGGTAAGCCGGTGGGTAACAACCGCTTCTATGGGGCGAATGACCCGCGTCGTAACACCGGCCTGTCGCTGGGCTACTAA
- a CDS encoding AAA family ATPase: MKVVVLAGPESSGKSWLAAELHAHFGGLMVREYVRDFMDRHQRDTSLADIPAIAHGQLAWEDAARARQPRLLVLDTHLLTNKLWSQTLFGDYPAWLDDELLARHYDLHLLLSPDDVEWTADGQRCQPELADRQAFFQDSLAWMQAHRQAVVVIRGSWEERRTAAFAAVEQLL; encoded by the coding sequence ATGAAGGTGGTGGTACTGGCCGGCCCCGAATCCAGCGGTAAAAGCTGGCTGGCCGCCGAGTTGCACGCGCATTTCGGCGGGCTGATGGTGCGTGAATACGTGCGCGATTTCATGGACCGCCACCAGCGCGACACCAGCCTGGCGGATATTCCGGCCATCGCCCACGGCCAACTGGCCTGGGAAGATGCCGCCCGCGCCCGGCAGCCGCGCCTGCTGGTCCTCGACACGCACCTGCTGACCAACAAACTCTGGAGCCAGACCTTGTTCGGCGACTACCCGGCGTGGCTCGACGATGAACTGCTGGCGCGGCATTACGACCTGCACCTGCTGCTGTCGCCGGATGATGTGGAATGGACCGCCGACGGTCAACGCTGCCAACCGGAACTGGCCGACCGCCAGGCGTTTTTCCAGGACAGCCTGGCGTGGATGCAGGCGCATCGACAGGCGGTGGTGGTCATCAGGGGGAGTTGGGAGGAGCGCCGCACCGCCGCCTTTGCTGCGGTAGAACAGCTGTTGTAG
- the pnuC gene encoding nicotinamide riboside transporter PnuC gives MSGLELFAAALGVIAVWLTVKQNPWCWPIGLVMVLLYTWVFYDVKLYSDMLLQVVYAALQVYGWWQWTRAGEVKQGRQVTRLGWPAIMISMAIGAVGSLLLGAAMAHWTDAAQPWLDAALTGFSLVAQMWMAQKRVQCWPLWIAVDVIFVGLFLYKGLYLTAALYALFTVIAVQGWREWRADPALQP, from the coding sequence ATGTCCGGGCTTGAACTGTTCGCCGCCGCCCTGGGGGTGATCGCTGTCTGGCTGACGGTCAAGCAAAACCCCTGGTGCTGGCCCATCGGCCTGGTGATGGTGTTGCTGTACACCTGGGTGTTCTATGACGTGAAACTCTATTCCGACATGCTGCTGCAAGTGGTCTACGCCGCCCTGCAAGTCTACGGCTGGTGGCAGTGGACCCGCGCCGGCGAGGTCAAGCAAGGGCGCCAGGTCACCCGCCTGGGTTGGCCGGCAATCATGATCAGCATGGCCATCGGCGCGGTCGGCAGCCTGCTGCTGGGCGCTGCGATGGCGCACTGGACCGACGCCGCGCAACCCTGGCTGGATGCTGCCCTCACCGGTTTCAGCCTGGTGGCGCAAATGTGGATGGCGCAGAAACGCGTGCAATGCTGGCCGCTGTGGATCGCCGTGGACGTGATTTTTGTCGGGCTGTTCCTCTACAAGGGTTTGTACCTCACCGCTGCGCTCTACGCCCTGTTCACCGTGATCGCCGTGCAAGGCTGGCGTGAATGGCGCGCCGACCCGGCGTTGCAACCATGA
- a CDS encoding methyl-accepting chemotaxis protein, with protein sequence MNSLRNMSISRRLWMILIVAVLMLMALGLLMLKQIHDDLYQAKRQQTQHVVQTASGILTFYHSLETTGVMTREAAQKQALSAVRGLRYDHDDYFWINDLTPVMIMHPANPKLDGQNLSAIRDPDGFAVFNEFVILAKAKGAGIINYRWPKPGAEAPVAKTSYIQLFEPWGWIIGSGVYVDDVQAEFNSQVWKASFIVLGIALVMALLVSLIARSIVRPLQDAVNAMGNIASGESDLTRSLDTHGRDEVTQLSQHFNTFTAKLRQVVSQLQVCANALGQSSTELGNNATQAHDRSQQQSQQMELVATAINEVTYGVQDVAKNAEHAASEMRDAQAQAQQGQVNIDSSLQQIDQLSTTISQAVEVIRTLSSESTQIGGVLEVIRSIADQTNLLALNAAIEAARAGEQGRGFAVVADEVRLLAQRTQKSTAEIQAMIERLQGHSEAAVKVISDSHSASQLTIEQAGQAGASLTAIGQALHNLNGLNASIASATLQQAHVVEDINQNVTQAASLSHSTAMAAEQSNVASVHLRGLSEQLDGLLRQFKV encoded by the coding sequence ATGAACAGTTTGCGCAATATGTCGATCAGCCGACGCCTCTGGATGATCCTGATCGTCGCCGTGCTGATGCTGATGGCCCTGGGTTTGCTGATGCTCAAGCAGATCCACGACGACCTGTACCAGGCTAAGCGCCAGCAGACCCAGCACGTGGTCCAGACCGCCAGCGGGATCCTGACGTTTTATCACAGCCTCGAAACCACCGGGGTGATGACCCGCGAAGCCGCGCAAAAACAAGCCCTGAGCGCGGTGCGCGGCTTGCGCTATGACCACGACGACTACTTCTGGATCAATGACCTCACCCCCGTGATGATCATGCACCCGGCCAACCCCAAGCTGGACGGCCAGAACCTCTCGGCCATCCGCGATCCCGACGGGTTTGCCGTGTTCAACGAGTTCGTGATCCTGGCCAAGGCCAAGGGTGCCGGCATCATCAACTACCGCTGGCCGAAACCGGGTGCGGAGGCGCCAGTGGCGAAAACCTCGTATATCCAGTTGTTCGAGCCGTGGGGCTGGATCATCGGCTCCGGCGTTTACGTGGACGATGTGCAGGCCGAGTTCAACAGCCAAGTGTGGAAGGCCTCGTTTATCGTCCTCGGCATCGCATTGGTGATGGCCCTGCTGGTCTCGCTGATTGCCCGCAGCATCGTGCGCCCCCTGCAGGATGCGGTGAACGCCATGGGCAACATCGCCAGCGGCGAAAGCGACCTGACCCGCAGCCTCGATACCCACGGCCGCGACGAAGTCACCCAACTGTCCCAGCACTTCAACACCTTCACGGCCAAGCTGCGCCAGGTCGTCAGCCAGTTGCAGGTGTGCGCCAACGCCCTGGGCCAGTCCTCCACGGAACTGGGCAACAACGCGACCCAAGCCCATGACCGCAGCCAGCAACAGTCCCAGCAGATGGAACTGGTGGCCACCGCCATCAATGAAGTCACCTACGGCGTGCAGGACGTGGCCAAGAACGCCGAACACGCCGCCAGCGAAATGCGCGATGCCCAGGCGCAGGCGCAGCAAGGCCAGGTCAATATCGACAGCAGCCTGCAGCAGATCGACCAGCTCTCCACCACCATCAGCCAGGCCGTCGAAGTGATCCGCACCTTGTCCAGCGAAAGCACGCAGATCGGTGGTGTGTTGGAAGTGATCCGCTCCATCGCCGACCAGACCAACCTGCTGGCCCTCAACGCCGCCATTGAAGCCGCACGCGCCGGGGAACAAGGCCGTGGTTTTGCCGTAGTGGCCGATGAAGTCCGCCTGCTGGCCCAGCGCACGCAAAAATCCACCGCCGAGATCCAGGCGATGATCGAGCGCCTGCAAGGTCACTCGGAAGCCGCGGTCAAGGTGATCAGCGACAGCCACAGCGCCTCGCAACTGACCATCGAACAAGCCGGCCAGGCCGGTGCCAGCCTCACCGCCATCGGCCAGGCGCTGCACAACCTCAACGGTTTGAATGCCTCGATTGCCAGCGCCACCCTGCAACAGGCCCATGTGGTGGAAGACATCAACCAGAACGTCACCCAGGCTGCAAGCCTGTCCCACAGCACCGCAATGGCGGCCGAGCAGTCCAACGTGGCCAGCGTGCATTTACGCGGGCTGAGCGAACAACTCGACGGCCTGCTGCGCCAATTCAAGGTCTGA
- a CDS encoding undecaprenyl-diphosphate phosphatase: MDFWTAIQALILGVVEGLTEFLPISSTGHQIIVADLLAFGGERAMAFNIIIQLGAILAVVWEFRRKILDVVTGLPTQRNAQRFTVNLLIAFLPAVVLGVIFADLIHHYLFNPITVAAALVIGGIVMLWAERREHEVHAESVDDITWKDALKVGFAQCLAMIPGTSRSGSTIIGGLLFGLSRKTATEFSFFLAMPTMVGAAVYSGYKYRDLFQPADLPVFAIGFVTSFIFAMIAVKGLLKFIASHSYAAFAWYRIAFGLLILATWQFGWIDWAAAKA; encoded by the coding sequence ATGGATTTTTGGACCGCCATTCAGGCATTGATTCTTGGCGTCGTGGAGGGGCTTACCGAGTTCCTGCCGATCTCCAGCACCGGACACCAGATTATTGTCGCCGATTTGCTCGCCTTCGGCGGCGAACGCGCCATGGCGTTCAACATCATCATCCAGCTGGGTGCGATCCTCGCGGTGGTCTGGGAATTCCGGCGCAAGATCCTCGATGTAGTCACCGGCTTGCCCACCCAGCGCAACGCCCAGCGCTTCACGGTCAACCTGCTGATCGCGTTCCTGCCGGCCGTGGTGCTGGGGGTGATCTTTGCCGACCTGATCCACCATTACCTATTCAACCCGATCACCGTGGCCGCCGCGTTGGTGATCGGCGGCATCGTCATGCTGTGGGCCGAGCGCCGCGAGCATGAAGTGCACGCCGAAAGCGTCGACGACATCACCTGGAAAGACGCGCTCAAGGTCGGTTTTGCCCAGTGCCTGGCGATGATCCCGGGTACGTCGCGCTCCGGCTCGACTATCATCGGCGGCCTGCTGTTCGGCCTGTCGCGCAAGACCGCCACCGAGTTTTCATTCTTCCTGGCCATGCCGACCATGGTCGGTGCGGCGGTGTACTCGGGCTACAAATACCGCGACCTGTTCCAGCCGGCGGACCTGCCGGTGTTCGCCATCGGCTTCGTCACCTCGTTCATCTTCGCGATGATCGCGGTCAAGGGCCTGCTCAAGTTCATCGCCAGCCATAGCTACGCGGCGTTCGCCTGGTACCGCATTGCGTTCGGCCTGCTGATCCTGGCGACCTGGCAATTCGGCTGGATCGACTGGGCAGCGGCCAAGGCATGA
- a CDS encoding DUF1294 domain-containing protein → MMIQHPRLKAAIFVLLCAAPLVGAVLVWQRGETVIPLVAYGVVSVIAFFLYWSDKRKARTDSWRTPENILHAVELAGGWPGALIAQQVFRHKTRKVSYQVLFWVIVLLHQVFWLDQLFLGGTLLSVL, encoded by the coding sequence ATGATGATTCAGCATCCGCGCCTGAAAGCGGCGATCTTTGTGCTGCTGTGCGCGGCGCCGCTGGTGGGGGCAGTATTGGTGTGGCAACGCGGCGAAACCGTGATTCCGCTGGTGGCCTATGGGGTGGTCAGCGTCATCGCATTTTTCCTGTATTGGAGCGACAAGCGCAAGGCCCGCACCGACAGCTGGCGCACCCCGGAGAACATCCTCCACGCCGTGGAGCTGGCGGGCGGCTGGCCGGGGGCGCTGATTGCCCAGCAGGTGTTCCGGCACAAGACGCGCAAGGTGTCTTACCAGGTGCTGTTCTGGGTGATCGTGCTGTTGCACCAGGTGTTCTGGCTGGACCAGTTGTTCCTCGGTGGCACGCTACTGTCCGTTCTCTAG
- a CDS encoding MmcQ/YjbR family DNA-binding protein, whose amino-acid sequence MKMTEAQVATFCLSLPGAREDYKWGGVRVFSIAGNKMFALQNLRGDSLAFKVDKDLFLGHVDRPGIHPAPYLARAQWIIMNTPYPLGAEELRSLLQRSHQLVVSKLPKRTQVGLQLENGQ is encoded by the coding sequence ATGAAAATGACCGAAGCACAGGTCGCGACGTTCTGCCTGAGCCTGCCCGGCGCGCGGGAAGACTACAAATGGGGCGGCGTGCGGGTGTTCTCGATCGCCGGCAACAAGATGTTCGCCCTGCAGAATCTGCGCGGCGACTCGCTGGCGTTCAAGGTCGACAAGGACTTGTTCCTCGGCCATGTGGACCGTCCCGGCATCCACCCGGCGCCGTACCTGGCACGCGCGCAGTGGATCATCATGAACACGCCCTACCCGCTGGGGGCCGAGGAACTGCGTAGCCTGTTGCAGCGCTCCCACCAGTTGGTGGTGAGCAAACTGCCCAAGCGCACACAGGTGGGGTTGCAGCTAGAGAACGGACAGTAG